In Carya illinoinensis cultivar Pawnee chromosome 9, C.illinoinensisPawnee_v1, whole genome shotgun sequence, the following are encoded in one genomic region:
- the LOC122277406 gene encoding CASP-like protein 5A1 encodes MNMSRPSVHPVEAPPLTAHNAPRGRMKDIQGMPGTPGGLALRLCQFVFALVSLSVITTTSDFSSVTAFCYLVVAVSLQSLWSLSLAIVDIYAILVRRSLRNCRIVSCFTIGDGITSTLTFAAACASAGITVLIGNDLNKCSLNHCTRFETATAMAFISWFSVSPSFVLNFWSLASR; translated from the exons ATGAACATGAGCCGGCCATCGGTTCATCCTGTGGAGGCTCCGCCCCTGACCGCTCATAATGCGCCCAGGGGGAGGATGAAGGACATTCAAGGCATGCCTGGAACCCCTGGCGGGCTTGCTTTGCGTCTCTGTCAGTTCGTTTTTGCTCTCGTCTCTCTCTCCGTCATAACCACCACCTCCGATTTCTCCTCGGTCACCGCGTTTTG CTACCTTGTCGTTGCTGTTAGCTTGCAAAGTTTGTGGAGCTTGTCACTAGCAATTGTTGATATATATGCCATTCTGGTGAGACGAAGTTTGCGGAACTGTAGAATTGTTAGTTGCTTCACCATTGGCGATGGG ATCACATCTACTCTGACATTTGCTGCTGCATGTGCATCTGCTGGCATAACAGTTCTAATTGGCAATGATCTTAATAAATGTAGCTTGAACCACTGCACAAGATTTGAGACTGCTACGGCCATGGCTTTTATCAGCTGGTTTTCAGTGTCACCCTCTTTTGTCTTGAACTTTTGGTCATTGGCTTCCCGGTAA